A genome region from Oncorhynchus masou masou isolate Uvic2021 chromosome 14, UVic_Omas_1.1, whole genome shotgun sequence includes the following:
- the LOC135554280 gene encoding glutaryl-CoA dehydrogenase, mitochondrial-like, whose translation MIRDSFRDYCQDKLMPRILMANRNEVFHRDIVSEMGELGVLGPTIKGYGCAGTSYVASGLITREVERVDSGYRSVMSVQSSLVMHPIYAYGTEEQKEKWLPRLARGEILGCFGLTEPNHGSDLSGMETRAKFNPSSRTFTLTGSKTWITNSPVADIAVVWAKCDDGKVSGFILERGMKGFTTPKIEGKFSLRASATGMIIMDEVEVPEENLLPKVSGMGGPFGCLNNARYGIAWGSLGAAEFCFHAARQYTLDRIQFGVPLARNQLMQKKMADMLTEITIGLQACLQLGRLIDAKKAAPEMISMLKRNNCGKSLDIARQARDMLGGNGISDEYHIIRHVMNLETVNTYEGTHDIHALILGRAITGLQSFTVNT comes from the exons ATGATCCGAGACTCGTTCCGGGATTACTGTCAGGACAAACTCATGCCCCGCATTCTGATGGCCAACAGAAACGAAG TGTTCCATCGAGACATTGTGTCAGAGATGGGGGAGCTGGGTGTCCTGGGCCCAACCATTAAAG GCTATGGCTGTGCTGGGACGAGCTATGTGGCCTCAGGTTTGATCACAAGGGAAGTGGAGAGGGTGGACAGCGGCTACCGCTCTGTCATGAGTGTGCAGTCCTCCTTGGTCATGCACCCTATCTACGCGTACGGTACCGAAGAGCAGAAGGAGAAGTGGCTGCCCAGGCTgg CTCGCGGAGAGATCCTGGGCTGTTTTGGGTTGACTGAGCCCAACCACGGCAGTGACCTCAGTGGCATGGAGACCCGGGCGAAGTTCAACCCCTCCAGCCGCACCTTCACTCTCACTGGCTCCAAGACCTG GATCACCAACTCCCCTGTGGCGGACATCGCTGTGGTCTGGGCCAAGTGTGACGATGGGAAGGTGAGTGGCTTCATTCTGGAGCGCGGTATGAAGGGCTTCACCACACCCAAGATCGAGGGCAAGTTTTCCCTGAGGGCGTCTGCCACTGGCATGATCATCATGGATGAGGTGGAGGTTCCTGAGGAGAACCTGCTGCCCAAAGTCTCTGGCATGGGG GGTCCCTTTGGTTGCCTGAACAATGCCCGGTATGGCATCGCCTGGGGTTCACTAGGTGCTGCAGAGTTCTGCTTCCACGCGGCTCGTCAGTACACACTAGACAG AATCCAGTTTGGAGTACCCCTCGCCAGAAACCAGCTGATGCAGAAAAAGATGGCTGACATGTTGACAGAAATCACCATTGGCCTGCAGGCCTGTCTACAGCTGGGGAGACTCATCGATGCCAAAAA GGCAGCCCCTGAGATGATCTCTATGCTAAAGAGGAACAACTGTGGGAAGTCCCTGGACATTGCCCGGCAGGCCAGAGACATGCTGGGAGGAAACGGCATCTCTGACGAGTACCACATCATCCGCCATGTTATGAACCTGGAGACCGTCAACACATACGAAG GTACCCATGACATCCATGCCCTGATCCTGGGCAGAGCCATCACTGGACTGCAGTCTTTCACTGTTAATACCTAA
- the LOC135553798 gene encoding synaptonemal complex central element protein 2-like gives MSQLFFGKPGPTFQSTPKPGHHPSSPKDPEQGHGPDQDIPDETFSFVTLDESHGQQSEDSGIDISNISNRRNVHNSTSSELPGEETTVLSSTIEEIGKKAQDLIERINQSRAMDQEIMTTFENKLMNKVSEVCQQVKEQMFSSYEEHGRGMEANLQELSEVLERSSQLSMELQGASQTLSAINNSLQHTAEN, from the exons ATGTCCCAGCTCTTCTTTGGAAAGCCAGGCCCTACCTTTCAGTCTACACCAAAACCGGGTCATCATCCCTCATCACCCAAG GACCCTGAACAAGGACATGGGCCAGACCAGGACATCCCTGATGAGACATTTTCATTTGTGACACTGGATGAAAGCCATGGACAGCAAAG TGAGGACTCCGGCATCGACATTTCAAACATCTCCAATAGACGTAACGTACACAACAGTACTTCCAGTGAGCTCCCAGGTGAGGAGACGACTGTTCTCAGTTCAACGATCGAGGAGATAGGGAAGAAGGCCCAGGATCTGATAGAGAGAATAAACCAGAGCCGAGCCATGGACCAGGAAATCATGACCACCTTTGAGAACAAGTTAATGAATAAG GTGAGTGAGGTGTGCCAGCAGGTGAAGGAGCAGATGTTCAGCAGCTATGAGGAGCATGGCCGTGGGATGGAGGCCAATTTGCAAGAGCTGTCTGAGGTGCTGGAGAGGAGCAGTCAGCTCAGTATGGAGCTGCAGGGAGCCAGTCAGACCTTATCAGCCATCAACAACAGCCTGCAACATACAGCTGAGAACTGA